From Lysinibacillus sp. SGAir0095, the proteins below share one genomic window:
- a CDS encoding ABC transporter transmembrane domain-containing protein, whose translation MKVFLKLSWFFKLRKKEYLIGLTMLGLVALLNLIPPKVIGYVVDEIGEGVLTPQTLAKWVGIIIVVAILIYILRYYWRRMIFGSSTYLAKILREKLFRHFTKMSPSFYQQRRVGDLMAHATNDISAVQQTAGGGVLTLFDSVTTGGFVILAMAFTIDWRLTLIALIPMPLMAISTSYYGKLLHSKFREAQAAFSDLNDKTQESISGIKVIKTFGQQEEDTADFTRLSNDVVDKNMKVARIDSLFDPTISLVIGFSFMLSLGFGAKFIYEDSMTIGDLVAFNTYLGLLVWPMLAFGMLFNIMERGSASYDRIEQLLNVPIEIDDKENAVDIKPNGDIQFDIEDFKFPGDHTSALHNVHFTLKRGETLGIVGKTGSGKTSILKLLLREFEGYTGEIKFGRHSIDEYKKQRLREAIGYVPQDHFLFSTTIYENIAFINPQEKREVVEQIAKVAHIHEDILRLTEGYETIVGERGVSLSGGQKQRISIARALMMKPELLILDDSLSAVDAKTEEAILRSLKEARKESTTIITSHRLSAIEHAQLIIVMHEGTIVEKGTHGELMGLQGRYFEMYQLQQLERLVEKGGEGNEKQARLF comes from the coding sequence ATGAAAGTATTTTTAAAATTAAGTTGGTTTTTTAAATTGAGGAAAAAAGAGTATCTAATTGGTCTGACGATGCTTGGTTTAGTTGCACTATTAAATCTTATTCCGCCAAAAGTGATAGGTTATGTCGTTGATGAAATTGGTGAAGGAGTGTTAACGCCGCAAACACTTGCAAAATGGGTTGGAATCATAATCGTAGTTGCCATTCTTATCTATATTCTTCGTTATTATTGGCGAAGAATGATATTTGGCTCTTCTACTTATTTAGCAAAAATTTTACGAGAGAAGCTCTTTCGTCATTTTACGAAAATGAGTCCGTCATTTTATCAACAGCGACGAGTTGGAGATTTAATGGCCCATGCAACAAATGACATTTCTGCAGTGCAGCAAACAGCTGGTGGAGGCGTTCTAACTCTTTTTGACTCTGTTACAACAGGTGGATTTGTTATTTTAGCGATGGCATTTACAATCGATTGGCGTTTAACATTAATTGCCTTGATTCCTATGCCTTTAATGGCCATCTCCACTAGTTATTATGGGAAGCTGCTTCACTCGAAGTTCCGCGAAGCTCAAGCAGCATTTTCCGATTTAAATGATAAAACACAGGAAAGTATTTCAGGTATTAAAGTAATCAAGACTTTTGGTCAGCAAGAAGAAGATACAGCAGATTTCACTCGGTTATCAAATGATGTAGTTGATAAAAACATGAAAGTTGCTAGAATCGATTCTTTGTTTGACCCTACCATTAGTTTAGTGATTGGCTTTAGCTTCATGCTGAGCTTAGGTTTTGGTGCCAAATTTATTTATGAAGATTCCATGACAATTGGTGATCTGGTAGCATTTAATACTTATTTAGGATTACTGGTTTGGCCAATGCTGGCATTTGGTATGTTGTTTAATATTATGGAACGTGGTTCTGCTTCTTATGACCGTATTGAACAACTACTGAATGTCCCGATAGAGATTGACGATAAAGAAAATGCGGTGGATATTAAACCAAATGGAGATATACAATTCGACATTGAAGATTTCAAATTCCCAGGTGATCATACCAGTGCACTGCATAATGTTCATTTTACCTTGAAGCGCGGTGAAACATTAGGAATAGTAGGGAAAACAGGTTCAGGTAAAACATCCATTTTAAAATTATTATTACGTGAATTTGAAGGATATACTGGGGAAATTAAATTCGGAAGACATTCCATTGATGAATATAAAAAACAACGATTAAGAGAAGCAATCGGTTATGTGCCTCAAGATCATTTTTTATTCTCAACAACAATCTATGAAAATATCGCATTTATCAATCCTCAAGAAAAACGAGAAGTCGTCGAACAAATTGCGAAAGTTGCTCATATTCATGAAGATATTTTACGTTTAACCGAGGGATATGAAACAATTGTGGGAGAACGTGGTGTTTCTTTATCTGGTGGTCAAAAACAAAGAATTTCTATTGCCAGAGCTTTAATGATGAAACCAGAGCTTCTTATTTTAGATGATTCATTATCAGCTGTAGATGCAAAAACTGAGGAAGCGATACTAAGGTCTCTTAAGGAAGCAAGAAAAGAATCTACAACTATAATTACATCTCATCGCTTAAGTGCAATTGAACATGCTCAACTAATTATCGTGATGCATGAAGGGACGATCGTTGAAAAAGGAACACATGGAGAATTGATGGGCTTACAAGGTAGATACTTTGAAATGTATCAGCTACAGCAGCTTGAGCGATTGGTAGAAAAGGGAGGGGAAGGAAATGAAAAACAAGCTCGCCTTTTCTAG
- a CDS encoding transglutaminase family protein — translation MNLIAESIDIGDYLNELYVVNYSHESIKKQVALLFSENQTDIDKVKIAFEYVRDQIAQSLDIQSQYVPCRANEVLKYGEGVCFAKANLLAALLRSQSIPTGFCYQRLLINGTDNRYALHALNAVFIPSISKWIRLDARGNCKGVYDGFSIDKEILPYKPDELLGEKDYPIIYAKPNVEAMSVLELSTDAHKMFREDLPCVINV, via the coding sequence ATGAATTTGATTGCTGAATCTATTGACATTGGTGATTATTTAAATGAACTGTATGTAGTTAACTATTCACATGAATCGATTAAAAAACAAGTTGCTCTGTTATTTTCAGAAAATCAAACAGATATCGACAAAGTAAAAATTGCTTTTGAGTATGTAAGGGATCAAATCGCTCAATCATTGGATATCCAAAGCCAATATGTACCCTGTCGAGCAAATGAAGTTTTAAAATATGGTGAAGGAGTTTGTTTTGCCAAAGCTAATCTATTAGCAGCATTATTAAGATCGCAATCCATTCCGACAGGTTTTTGTTATCAAAGATTACTTATTAATGGAACAGATAATCGTTATGCGCTCCATGCCCTAAATGCGGTCTTTATACCTTCTATAAGTAAATGGATTCGGTTAGATGCCCGTGGAAATTGTAAAGGTGTTTATGATGGATTTTCGATTGATAAAGAGATATTACCCTACAAACCGGATGAATTACTTGGTGAAAAAGATTATCCGATTATTTATGCAAAACCGAATGTTGAGGCAATGTCAGTTTTAGAATTGAGTACAGATGCCCACAAAATGTTTCGAGAAGATTTACCATGTGTAATAAATGTATAA
- a CDS encoding ABC transporter permease — MLSKLGILIKQLYKQKVRAKSFILMTLLYVAVIAVVVFWSDIKAIFVDEEALKVALINETPVELEPIFISNEDIAFSFPTDQTETVYDQLKEEEYDAVVVVTEENEAFKADIATYAPLKLNDQSTISSFVQYAGKIYGIQQLNLTASEADKILNSEAIITTTNLNEAVADGKSEDQKQSGMWASYFVGIVIYFFIMAFLSMITTDVASEKGSRALEMLLVSVKPSTHFQSKIIGITLLALTQFVIIFGFLFVLLRFTDGGSKWEMVESILNELSYSYVFYVIAFLFLTIILFLIIGALFGSLVSKVEEASQVMTPAIMTALVGFYVMISGVANPDTLLIKVFSYIPLTSGMVMPMRIGATDIAAIEPIISLALLVITVVAFYMISLSFYKRSVLTYSSGGVIQKIKTVLKVTT; from the coding sequence ATGTTGAGTAAATTAGGGATTTTGATTAAACAGCTCTATAAACAGAAGGTACGCGCAAAATCTTTTATACTAATGACTCTTTTATATGTAGCAGTTATTGCAGTCGTTGTATTTTGGTCAGATATTAAAGCCATCTTTGTGGATGAAGAAGCCCTTAAAGTGGCTTTGATTAACGAAACTCCCGTTGAATTGGAACCTATATTTATATCAAATGAGGACATTGCCTTTAGCTTCCCGACAGATCAGACGGAAACTGTATATGATCAATTAAAAGAAGAAGAATATGATGCAGTTGTCGTTGTTACGGAAGAAAATGAAGCTTTCAAGGCTGATATTGCAACATATGCACCATTAAAATTAAATGATCAATCGACTATTTCCTCGTTTGTTCAATATGCTGGGAAGATTTACGGTATTCAACAATTGAATCTAACGGCTAGTGAGGCTGACAAAATCTTAAATTCTGAAGCAATTATTACGACAACAAATTTAAATGAAGCTGTCGCAGATGGGAAGAGTGAAGACCAGAAGCAATCAGGTATGTGGGCATCCTACTTTGTGGGGATTGTGATTTACTTCTTTATAATGGCGTTCTTATCGATGATTACGACAGATGTCGCATCTGAAAAAGGATCACGAGCTCTTGAAATGCTATTAGTAAGTGTAAAACCAAGTACTCATTTCCAATCTAAAATCATAGGAATTACGTTACTTGCCTTAACACAGTTTGTAATTATTTTTGGTTTCCTATTTGTGTTGCTTCGATTTACGGATGGTGGATCGAAATGGGAAATGGTTGAATCCATTTTAAATGAATTGTCTTATTCCTATGTATTTTATGTCATCGCCTTCTTGTTCTTAACGATTATTTTATTCTTAATCATTGGTGCGTTATTTGGTTCGCTTGTTTCGAAGGTAGAGGAAGCTTCACAAGTAATGACTCCGGCAATTATGACTGCTTTAGTGGGTTTCTATGTGATGATATCAGGTGTTGCAAACCCAGATACATTGCTTATTAAAGTATTCTCATATATTCCTTTAACTTCTGGGATGGTTATGCCAATGCGTATAGGAGCAACTGATATAGCTGCAATAGAGCCAATTATTTCATTAGCCCTCTTAGTTATAACAGTTGTGGCGTTTTATATGATTAGTTTATCATTCTATAAACGTAGTGTGTTAACTTATAGCTCGGGTGGAGTAATTCAAAAAATTAAAACTGTATTAAAAGTTACAACATGA
- a CDS encoding ABC transporter ATP-binding protein, translating into MTLTLEHVVKKYKDFTAVNDLNFTIGKGEIFGLIGQNGAGKTTTFRMILDLQDQTSGTITWDGTPIKKINRDYLGYLPEERGIFPQMKVEEQLYFFGELRGMKRDALKREIDFWIARFDLEEKRHNKAETLSKGNQQKVQLIASFIHNPKFLILDEPFSGLDPVNRDLLKSAILLLKDKGVTILFSSHQMDNVEELCDHLCLLKRGVSLFSGSLLDLKKQYGKTKLTLRTDVPLRELEKMAGVKGVKIDRDEYILTLMDESFAESIFEVVSNGQYIEKFSLDYLSLDEIFKDKVGGNVE; encoded by the coding sequence ATGACATTGACTTTAGAACATGTTGTGAAAAAATACAAAGATTTCACAGCGGTAAATGACTTGAATTTCACTATCGGGAAAGGTGAAATCTTTGGTCTTATTGGCCAAAATGGTGCAGGCAAAACCACTACTTTCCGAATGATTTTAGATCTACAAGACCAAACATCTGGAACGATTACTTGGGATGGAACGCCCATTAAAAAAATAAATCGTGATTACTTAGGATATTTACCGGAGGAACGTGGCATATTCCCTCAGATGAAGGTGGAGGAGCAATTATATTTCTTTGGTGAATTGCGAGGTATGAAACGTGATGCTCTAAAGAGGGAGATTGATTTTTGGATTGCCCGCTTTGATTTAGAGGAGAAACGACATAACAAGGCGGAAACTTTGTCAAAAGGAAATCAGCAGAAAGTACAATTAATCGCTAGCTTTATTCACAATCCCAAATTTTTAATCTTGGATGAACCTTTCAGTGGATTGGATCCTGTTAACAGAGACTTGTTGAAAAGTGCAATTTTATTATTAAAAGATAAAGGTGTGACGATTCTATTTTCCAGTCATCAAATGGATAATGTTGAAGAATTATGTGATCATCTCTGCCTCCTTAAAAGAGGTGTCTCTCTATTCTCTGGTAGTCTACTAGATTTGAAGAAGCAATATGGAAAAACGAAATTGACGCTTCGTACAGATGTTCCTTTAAGAGAGTTAGAAAAAATGGCAGGTGTAAAAGGGGTTAAGATTGATCGAGATGAATATATTCTAACCTTGATGGACGAATCTTTCGCAGAATCTATCTTTGAGGTTGTCTCAAACGGACAATATATAGAGAAATTTAGTCTTGATTATTTATCACTGGATGAGATATTCAAAGATAAGGTAGGTGGCAATGTTGAGTAA
- a CDS encoding DUF2812 domain-containing protein has translation MKETKIKLRLFFDYEKEEKWVNHMAEKGWHLTTFGIGYYAFKKGDPGEYIYRNEMIYELGSKDDRKEYIDFLQLSGIELVKVVFNWAYFRKKASEGPFELYSDTSSKLAYLNRVFYLFSSVFFINVLIGIVNTTLLSDESKNSINDFVGGLNIGIATIILFPLLKVINKRRNLKQKLEIFND, from the coding sequence TTGAAAGAGACTAAAATTAAATTACGTCTTTTTTTCGATTATGAAAAAGAGGAAAAATGGGTAAATCATATGGCAGAAAAAGGTTGGCATTTAACCACTTTCGGGATAGGATATTATGCTTTTAAGAAAGGGGACCCAGGAGAATATATTTATCGAAATGAGATGATTTATGAGCTAGGTTCAAAAGATGATCGCAAAGAGTACATAGATTTTTTGCAATTATCTGGAATTGAACTTGTGAAAGTAGTGTTTAATTGGGCCTATTTTCGAAAAAAGGCGTCAGAAGGACCATTTGAATTATATAGTGATACTTCTTCGAAACTAGCATACCTAAACCGAGTGTTCTATCTATTTTCATCGGTTTTCTTTATTAATGTATTAATTGGAATCGTTAATACTACTCTCTTAAGTGATGAAAGTAAAAATAGTATTAATGATTTTGTCGGGGGACTAAATATAGGAATTGCGACCATTATATTATTCCCCTTGCTAAAAGTTATAAATAAACGAAGAAATTTGAAACAGAAGTTAGAGATTTTTAACGATTAG
- a CDS encoding PadR family transcriptional regulator: MTQDHPPLTEGVYYILLSLYEPRHGYGIIQLTEEMTAGRVKLGAGTIYGAIKTLLERGWIQNFEEDGRKKEYIITEEGKKVINTEISRLRELFDNGVRITGGGKS; encoded by the coding sequence ATGACTCAAGATCATCCTCCTCTAACGGAAGGGGTTTATTATATTTTACTTTCATTATACGAACCTAGACATGGATACGGAATTATTCAACTAACGGAAGAAATGACAGCAGGGCGTGTGAAACTAGGTGCAGGTACTATTTATGGAGCGATAAAGACCCTATTAGAACGGGGTTGGATCCAAAATTTTGAAGAAGATGGACGAAAAAAGGAGTACATCATTACAGAGGAAGGAAAAAAGGTAATTAATACAGAAATTTCAAGATTAAGGGAACTTTTCGATAATGGTGTCCGTATAACAGGAGGTGGCAAATCTTGA
- a CDS encoding alpha/beta hydrolase, translated as MANLLESTKDYLEIVNQQRPLHTMTPTEVRRLRANAPKIELANLVPLRLIEDKTIVVRDGEEIPIRIYTPSGKGPFPIIIYYHGGGWVLNDIETCNETCQLLAAETKSIVISVGYRLAPEYPFPIPVNDAYDAFRWTVDHSQVLNGLQNELSVMGDSAGGNLATVVTLLNRELQGPAIKKQILLYPVTDLSFTTDSYYEFAEGFGLQKKDMEWFAHYYLVEKDLQNHPYVAPLKAKDVKQLPEALIIVAENDVLKDEGIAYAHKLKSFGNNVELHVANGLVHSYFTKNNFFNNEIDETIKIICTFLKENQENDIKEK; from the coding sequence ATGGCAAATTTATTGGAAAGCACGAAAGATTATTTAGAAATTGTAAATCAGCAACGCCCTTTACATACGATGACTCCAACTGAAGTAAGAAGATTACGAGCAAATGCCCCTAAAATAGAATTAGCAAATCTTGTTCCTTTAAGGCTAATAGAAGATAAAACCATCGTTGTACGTGATGGGGAGGAAATTCCTATTAGAATTTATACGCCAAGCGGTAAAGGACCGTTTCCCATAATCATTTATTATCATGGGGGAGGATGGGTGTTGAACGATATCGAGACATGTAATGAAACTTGTCAACTTCTAGCAGCCGAGACGAAATCCATTGTTATTTCCGTTGGATATCGTTTAGCTCCGGAATATCCATTCCCTATTCCAGTAAATGATGCCTATGATGCGTTTCGATGGACGGTGGACCACTCTCAAGTCTTAAATGGTCTACAAAATGAGCTTTCTGTAATGGGGGATAGTGCAGGAGGAAATTTAGCTACAGTTGTCACACTATTAAATAGAGAACTACAAGGTCCTGCTATCAAAAAGCAAATTTTGCTTTATCCTGTTACAGATTTATCATTTACTACTGATTCCTATTACGAGTTTGCAGAAGGTTTTGGTTTGCAGAAGAAAGATATGGAATGGTTTGCCCATTACTATCTAGTCGAGAAGGACTTACAAAACCATCCTTATGTAGCACCATTGAAGGCGAAAGATGTAAAACAGTTACCTGAAGCATTGATTATTGTTGCTGAAAATGATGTTTTAAAGGATGAAGGAATTGCTTATGCGCATAAACTAAAAAGTTTTGGTAATAATGTGGAATTACATGTTGCAAATGGTTTAGTACATAGCTACTTCACTAAAAATAATTTCTTTAATAATGAAATTGATGAAACCATTAAGATAATCTGTACTTTTTTGAAAGAAAATCAGGAAAATGACATAAAGGAAAAGTAG
- a CDS encoding cupin domain-containing protein, whose translation MNSTIDFSSPSTQFSFDVNKSQLFKKDQQNFINVLGVSQLNSLKNLSMLDTYLSKGNIVEPHYHQNAAELVYCISGCATVSIFNPFMKQLMQFTIMPGQVANVPQGWWHFIEAQADHTHFLAIFDANTPEVILGSDILKFTPSSIMARTYCIDEQQWKQTTAPVKPNTFIGPYKDCHQNHNYQQPYHHSHPSHFSMPVIQQPKNFPFYS comes from the coding sequence ATGAATTCAACAATTGATTTTTCTTCACCTTCTACTCAATTTTCGTTTGATGTAAACAAAAGCCAATTGTTTAAAAAAGACCAACAAAATTTTATAAATGTTTTAGGTGTGAGTCAATTAAACTCATTAAAAAATCTCTCTATGCTTGATACTTACTTAAGTAAGGGCAATATTGTTGAGCCTCATTACCATCAAAACGCAGCTGAATTAGTTTACTGTATTTCTGGTTGTGCTACTGTGTCAATCTTTAACCCATTTATGAAGCAATTAATGCAATTCACAATAATGCCTGGACAGGTAGCAAATGTTCCCCAAGGCTGGTGGCACTTTATCGAGGCACAAGCTGATCACACACACTTTCTAGCGATTTTCGATGCGAATACACCTGAAGTAATATTAGGTTCTGATATTTTGAAATTTACGCCTTCAAGTATCATGGCGAGGACATATTGTATAGATGAACAACAATGGAAGCAAACGACTGCACCTGTGAAACCAAATACTTTTATAGGCCCATATAAGGACTGTCATCAAAATCACAATTATCAACAGCCATACCATCATTCACACCCTTCACATTTTTCAATGCCTGTAATTCAACAACCAAAGAATTTTCCGTTTTATTCTTAG
- a CDS encoding CotD family spore coat protein: protein MHRRHHCGGRCNNPICCPPNVFPTQVAPARVSPTQQVVRTNIFNTVVPHYHPVHTTTVNRHNTHNQHYFPRTQSVVNEFSETQEFFPPYNAGTTGNTGFTGNTGFIGNTGMMGNTGFMGAPVRRRRGFF from the coding sequence ATGCATCGTCGTCATCATTGTGGAGGCCGTTGTAACAACCCGATTTGCTGTCCACCAAATGTTTTTCCAACTCAGGTAGCACCAGCTCGAGTATCACCAACTCAACAAGTTGTAAGAACAAACATCTTTAACACAGTTGTACCGCATTACCACCCAGTTCATACGACAACTGTCAATAGACATAACACTCACAATCAACATTACTTCCCACGTACTCAATCTGTTGTGAATGAATTCTCTGAAACTCAAGAATTCTTCCCACCTTATAATGCAGGAACTACAGGTAATACTGGATTTACTGGAAATACAGGATTTATAGGTAATACTGGAATGATGGGTAATACTGGATTTATGGGAGCTCCAGTTCGTAGAAGAAGAGGATTTTTTTAA
- a CDS encoding toxic anion resistance protein, translated as MSELKNPLFDDLNSKMNVENNSLSEIPQQQLVSKEELSQIKKRQLALREEPQVQALAEKIDVKNQIAVLEFGKETATAISKFSDKMLASIKTSKLEKSSELINNLNKIMDRFDPQDFKEEKKGGFLKRLFNKGKEQLEKILSKYDTMNKEIDVIYNEIQKYELEMKRNTVELEQMYDQNLNYFQSLSEHVAAIEVKLHKLQPLIPQLEQRANEGDQQAIMELETLRRNMELLEQRRYDLEMAQQVSFQAAPQIRMIQQGNNHLIGKINSAFVTTIPIFKQGLIHAVTIQRQKLVADSMNELDKRTNEMLIRNAENIRQNSIDIARSAGNPSIKIETIETTWQTIMSGIEETKQIQAETVRNREEGRKRIEQLQLEYEKLKRM; from the coding sequence ATGTCAGAACTAAAAAACCCATTATTTGATGATTTAAATTCAAAAATGAATGTAGAAAATAATAGCCTTTCTGAAATACCACAGCAGCAGCTAGTTAGTAAGGAAGAATTGTCCCAAATTAAGAAACGTCAGCTAGCTTTAAGAGAAGAACCTCAAGTACAGGCGCTTGCTGAGAAAATAGACGTTAAAAATCAAATTGCTGTTTTAGAGTTCGGAAAAGAAACTGCAACAGCAATCTCGAAATTTTCAGATAAAATGTTAGCTTCTATAAAAACAAGCAAGCTTGAAAAATCAAGTGAGCTTATAAATAATTTAAACAAAATAATGGACCGTTTTGATCCACAGGATTTTAAAGAAGAGAAAAAAGGCGGCTTTTTAAAGCGCTTATTTAACAAAGGAAAAGAACAACTAGAAAAAATCCTGTCGAAATACGACACAATGAATAAAGAAATTGATGTAATCTATAATGAAATACAAAAATATGAGCTTGAGATGAAACGAAATACGGTTGAGCTTGAGCAAATGTATGATCAAAATCTAAATTATTTCCAAAGTCTAAGTGAGCACGTGGCTGCTATTGAAGTGAAACTGCATAAACTTCAGCCACTCATTCCGCAATTAGAGCAAAGAGCAAATGAAGGCGATCAACAAGCTATTATGGAGCTGGAAACGTTAAGAAGAAATATGGAGCTATTAGAGCAACGCAGGTATGATTTAGAAATGGCTCAACAGGTTTCTTTCCAGGCTGCACCTCAAATTCGTATGATTCAGCAAGGAAACAATCATCTAATAGGTAAAATCAACTCTGCGTTCGTTACTACAATTCCTATTTTTAAACAAGGGTTAATTCATGCAGTTACAATCCAACGTCAAAAGTTAGTTGCAGATTCGATGAATGAGCTTGATAAAAGAACAAATGAAATGTTAATTCGAAATGCTGAAAATATTCGTCAAAACAGTATTGATATTGCTCGATCAGCTGGAAATCCAAGCATTAAAATTGAAACAATTGAAACAACATGGCAGACAATTATGTCAGGAATTGAAGAAACAAAACAAATTCAAGCTGAGACAGTTCGTAACCGTGAAGAGGGAAGAAAACGAATAGAACAATTACAACTTGAGTATGAAAAATTAAAGCGTATGTAA
- a CDS encoding SDR family NAD(P)-dependent oxidoreductase, which translates to MNLGLKDKVAVITGASKGIGLYTALQLVKEGTKVAIAARGEDTLKEAKAFIQEQTGEDVLTISADVSIEEECKRLIEEVVAHFGKLNIVINNAGTSSANSFEDVETELWHSDLNLKLFGAIHCSKYALPYLKEQNGGSIINLTAVLAKTPPASSLPTTVSRSAGLALTKAMSKDLGKYNIRVNSVCIGLIRSSQIEKKWHNEMPDATWEEYSREVGKNIPLGRIGNTEEAANVITFLASDAASYVSGTALNIDGGSGSAL; encoded by the coding sequence ATGAATCTAGGATTAAAAGATAAGGTAGCAGTAATAACAGGTGCGAGTAAAGGAATTGGCTTATATACAGCATTACAGCTAGTCAAAGAGGGGACTAAAGTAGCAATTGCTGCTCGAGGTGAAGATACACTGAAGGAAGCAAAAGCATTTATCCAAGAACAAACAGGAGAAGATGTTCTGACGATCTCTGCAGATGTGTCTATCGAAGAAGAATGCAAGAGACTAATTGAAGAAGTGGTTGCTCATTTCGGAAAGTTGAATATAGTCATTAATAATGCCGGAACATCATCAGCTAACTCTTTTGAGGACGTGGAAACAGAATTATGGCATTCTGATTTAAATTTAAAATTATTTGGTGCCATTCATTGTTCAAAATACGCTCTTCCCTATTTAAAAGAACAAAACGGAGGCTCTATCATCAATCTAACTGCTGTTTTAGCTAAAACTCCACCAGCATCAAGCCTACCAACCACAGTTAGTCGTTCAGCTGGCCTTGCATTAACAAAAGCGATGAGTAAAGACTTAGGGAAATACAATATCCGAGTGAACTCTGTATGTATTGGGTTAATTAGAAGTAGTCAAATCGAAAAAAAATGGCACAATGAAATGCCGGATGCTACATGGGAAGAGTATTCTAGAGAAGTTGGAAAAAATATTCCATTAGGACGCATTGGCAATACAGAAGAAGCAGCGAATGTAATTACTTTTTTAGCATCTGATGCTGCCTCCTATGTTTCAGGGACTGCTCTTAATATTGATGGTGGTTCAGGAAGTGCATTATAA